The DNA segment CTGCCCCCAGTTCCGGCACGGCCGCCGCCGACCTCTCGGTCCGCTCCCGGCTGACCGGTCTGAACGCCTTCCTGCTGAGCGGCCTGACCCTGTGGCTGGGCCTGGTCACCCTCAACAACCTGACCGACTTCGGCACCAACCGTGCGCTGATCGCCCGGATGCTGACCATGACCGACCTGGTCCACGACCCGGTGCGGGGCAACGGCCTGGAGTGGAAGGCGATGCCGGAGTCGTTCGCCACCCCGGCGCTGATCGGCGTGATCGTCTACGAGGTGGCCGCGGTGGCGCTGCTGGCCTGGGCCGCGGTGGGCATGGTGCGCCGGGCCCGCGGCGCGCGGACGGGCATCGCGACGACCCGGCGGGCCAACCTCGCCCTCGGCGTCTTCGTCGGGCTGTTCCTGATCTTCCTGTCCGGCGGCATGTGGTTCGGCTACTGGATCTACATCGGCGCGGCCCAGCAGGTGCACTTCACCGGCCTCATCATCGGCCTGCTCGCGGCGCT comes from the Streptomyces angustmyceticus genome and includes:
- a CDS encoding DUF2165 family protein gives rise to the protein MALTVEPSLKTAAPSSGTAAADLSVRSRLTGLNAFLLSGLTLWLGLVTLNNLTDFGTNRALIARMLTMTDLVHDPVRGNGLEWKAMPESFATPALIGVIVYEVAAVALLAWAAVGMVRRARGARTGIATTRRANLALGVFVGLFLIFLSGGMWFGYWIYIGAAQQVHFTGLIIGLLAALLVNLPSVTGAQREQ